One stretch of Melospiza georgiana isolate bMelGeo1 chromosome 28, bMelGeo1.pri, whole genome shotgun sequence DNA includes these proteins:
- the PRR15L gene encoding proline-rich protein 15-like protein → MADGHGWWKLTFLRKRQAAAPVLYESPEGPAAPGADGADGSGPEGSPGFAARLEKIVDKSTKGKHVKVSHSGRFKEKKKVRATLAEHPNLCGAGERQEQ, encoded by the coding sequence ATGGCCGACGGGCACGGCTGGTGGAAGCTGACGTTCCTGCGGAAGCGCCAGGCGGCGGCCCCGGTGCTGTACGAGAGCCCCGAGGGCCCCGCGGCGCCCGGCGCGGACGGCGCGGACGGGAGCGGCCCCGAGGGCAGCCCCGGCTTCGCCGCCCGCCTCGAGAAGATCGTGGACAAGAGCACCAAGGGCAAGCACGTCAAGGTCTCGCACTCCGGCCGCttcaaggagaagaagaaagtgCGGGCGACGCTGGCCGAGCATCCCAACCTGTGCGGGGCCGGCGAGCGGCAGGAGCAGTGA
- the PNPO gene encoding pyridoxine-5'-phosphate oxidase, with amino-acid sequence MELEQLRKSYRGDSEAFEECHLVSLDPLEQFRAWLQDALQCPDIAEANAMCLATCSRDGRPSARMVLLKGLGPDGLRFFTNYESRKGRELDSNPFASLVFYWEPLCRQVRIEGSVRRLPEEESERYFHSRPRGSQIGALVSRQSSVIPDREYLRKKNAELEELYRDKAVPRPDYWGAYVVEPELVEFWQGQSNRLHDRIVFRRLRDRAAPLGAMTRRGHGDWVYERLSP; translated from the exons atggagctggagcagctgcggAAAAGCTACCGGGGGGACAGCGAG gcgTTCGAGGAGTGccacctggtgtccctggaTCCCCTGGAGCAGTTCCGGGCCTGGCTGCAGGACGCGCTGCAGTGCCCGGACATCGCCGAGGCCAACGCCATGTGCCTggccacctgctccag GGACGGGCGGCCCTCGGCGCGCATGGTGCTGCTGAAGGGGCTGGGGCCGGACGGGCTGCGCTTCTTCACCAACTACGAGAGCAGGAAGGGCCGGGAGCTG GACTCCAACCCCTTCGCCTCCCTCGTGTTCTACTGGGAGCCGCTCTGCCGGCAG GTGCGCATCGAGGGCTCGGTGCGGCGCCTGCCCGAGGAGGAATCCGAGCGCTATTTCCActcccggccccggggcagccaGATCGGGGCCCTGGTGAGCCGGCAGAGCTCGGTCATCCCTGACAGAGAG TACCTGCGCAAGAAGAACgcggagctggaggagctgtaCCGGGACAAGGCGGTGCCCAGGCCGGACTACTG GGGCGCGTACGTGGTGGAGCCGGAGCTGGTGGAGTTCTGGCAGGGCCAATCGAACCGGCTGCACGACCGGATCGTGTTCCGGCGGCTGCGGGACCGCGCGGCGCCGCTCGGGGCCATGACCCGCCGCGGCCACGGCGACTGGGTGTACGAGCGCCTGTCGCCGTGA